The Streptomyces sp. NBC_00670 genome window below encodes:
- a CDS encoding YncE family protein — protein MPTLSSSARGTARAAARSAVAVAVAAGTALALAGPAAARPAAPEVTLASLGTGQYQSAYSERNHVLWVTTAVGRAGDPSALLKVDPRTLEIEAAYAVPADDTGSPESVYGVAVDDEHNTLWTTNTRDNTVAVYSQRTGERLASLPDVGHAREVVVDAAHDTVWASGYSAGTLVAYDSRTYQEKKRITVEGSGPAGLAVDERTGTLYAADLTGDRIIQVDRGSDTPTFIATGDGPISLSLSKNGRTAYTADQTGGDVSVVDLRKGTVTRTVQTGAGALSVATDDRTGDVLVVNRTDATVSVVDPRKGTVKRTVTTGANPNHIEMADGTAYVVDKSGAGENGTDQVTRIRFRR, from the coding sequence ATGCCCACCCTCTCCTCCTCCGCCCGCGGCACCGCCCGTGCGGCCGCCCGGTCCGCCGTCGCGGTGGCGGTCGCCGCCGGTACCGCGCTGGCCCTCGCGGGCCCCGCCGCCGCCCGCCCGGCCGCACCGGAGGTGACCCTCGCGTCCCTGGGCACCGGCCAGTACCAGTCGGCGTACTCCGAGCGGAACCACGTCCTGTGGGTGACCACCGCCGTCGGCCGGGCCGGTGACCCCTCGGCCCTGCTCAAGGTCGACCCGCGCACCCTGGAGATCGAGGCCGCCTACGCCGTACCGGCCGACGACACCGGCTCCCCCGAGTCGGTCTACGGCGTCGCCGTGGACGACGAACACAACACCTTGTGGACCACCAACACACGGGACAACACGGTGGCCGTCTACAGCCAGCGCACGGGCGAGCGGCTGGCGAGCCTGCCCGACGTCGGCCACGCCCGCGAGGTCGTCGTGGACGCCGCGCACGACACCGTCTGGGCGAGCGGCTACAGCGCCGGCACGCTGGTCGCGTACGACAGCCGCACGTATCAGGAGAAGAAGCGGATCACGGTCGAGGGCTCCGGCCCGGCCGGACTGGCCGTCGACGAGCGCACGGGCACCCTCTACGCGGCCGACCTCACGGGCGACCGCATCATCCAGGTCGACCGGGGCTCGGACACGCCCACGTTCATCGCCACCGGGGACGGCCCGATCTCCCTCTCCCTGTCGAAGAACGGACGCACGGCGTACACCGCCGACCAGACCGGCGGCGACGTGTCCGTCGTCGACCTGCGCAAGGGCACGGTCACCAGGACCGTGCAGACCGGCGCGGGGGCGCTGTCCGTCGCCACGGACGACCGCACGGGCGACGTCCTGGTGGTCAACCGCACGGACGCCACGGTGTCCGTCGTCGACCCCCGCAAGGGAACCGTGAAGCGCACGGTCACCACCGGCGCCAACCCGAACCACATCGAGATGGCCGACGGCACGGCGTACGTGGTGGACAAGTCCGGAGCCGGCGAGAACGGCACGGACCAGGTGACACGCATCCGCTTCCGCCGCTGA
- a CDS encoding Ldh family oxidoreductase — translation MTDTPTPKPGKVRVPAEDLRTFSAALLEKGGLSAEHARTTADVFVWAALRGVDSHGIARVPAYLELLAKGVANAEPDLRTEPGAPAATVLHADRAPGPVALTAAADEAVRRARTNGVAAVGVRETVHTGALGYYVSRIADQGLVGIGFVAGMPNMGYTGVKGAAVATSPLAVAVPGASSSDRPPLLLDMATATIALGKIRQAKAAGTPLPEGAAATADGTPTTDPQQAVMPLPLGGAKGSGMSLTFELLTSVLVGAPIFAAFHSDDPAGRKHRQNALLIALDPAAFGGGTRDFTTAVDATLGTLKALPVADGADGVHYPGERSAGIAAERGTQGVPVAPKVRADLTSHAERLGVRLPEALAAGN, via the coding sequence ATGACCGACACCCCGACCCCTAAGCCGGGCAAGGTACGCGTCCCCGCCGAGGACCTGCGCACCTTCTCCGCGGCCCTCCTCGAGAAAGGGGGCCTGAGCGCGGAGCACGCCCGCACCACCGCCGACGTGTTCGTCTGGGCGGCGCTGCGTGGCGTCGACTCGCACGGCATCGCCCGCGTTCCCGCCTACCTGGAGTTGCTCGCCAAGGGCGTGGCCAACGCCGAGCCCGACCTCAGGACCGAGCCGGGCGCGCCCGCGGCCACCGTCCTGCACGCCGACCGGGCGCCCGGGCCGGTGGCCCTGACCGCCGCCGCCGACGAGGCGGTGCGCCGGGCGCGGACCAACGGCGTGGCCGCCGTCGGGGTGCGCGAGACCGTGCACACCGGCGCCCTCGGCTACTACGTGTCGCGGATCGCCGACCAGGGCCTGGTCGGCATCGGCTTCGTGGCCGGCATGCCGAACATGGGCTACACCGGCGTGAAGGGCGCCGCCGTGGCCACCAGCCCGCTGGCGGTCGCGGTCCCCGGCGCCTCGTCGTCGGACCGCCCCCCGCTGCTCCTCGACATGGCCACCGCCACCATCGCCCTGGGAAAGATCCGCCAGGCGAAGGCAGCCGGGACTCCGCTGCCGGAAGGTGCGGCGGCCACCGCGGACGGCACCCCGACCACCGACCCGCAACAGGCGGTCATGCCGCTGCCGCTGGGCGGTGCCAAGGGTTCGGGCATGTCGCTCACCTTCGAGCTGCTGACCAGCGTCCTGGTCGGCGCCCCGATCTTCGCGGCGTTCCACTCGGACGACCCGGCAGGACGCAAGCACCGCCAGAACGCGCTGCTGATCGCCCTGGACCCGGCCGCGTTCGGCGGCGGCACGCGGGACTTCACCACCGCCGTCGACGCCACGCTCGGCACACTGAAGGCACTGCCGGTCGCGGACGGCGCGGACGGCGTCCACTACCCCGGCGAGCGCAGCGCCGGGATCGCCGCCGAACGCGGCACGCAGGGCGTACCGGTGGCCCCGAAGGTCCGCGCCGACCTGACGTCCCACGCGGAACGCCTCGGCGTACGCCTGCCGGAGGCGCTCGCGGCCGGGAACTGA
- a CDS encoding thiamine pyrophosphate-dependent enzyme, protein MTDTNKKPGADGGDAVVSAFNAVGADYIFCSSGSEWAPVWESLARRHRDGEPAPKYLDLTHETVAVGMATGYGLVKRRPQGVLLHAAPGLLQGSMAVHGALLAGVPMVVTSSESSTYGDGPGQDPGGQWYRNLSIVGGPHNIAQPFTKWANEAASVHTLPTMITRAAELSWRAPQGPAYLNIPLEILLEEWDGREAKEIVRPGSLHSSPEEVDPVARMIREAKNPVIVTETAGREDGGFEALVAFAEAWNIPVVEPDSAVCGNFPRTHPLHAGSDIGPWMDEADLILLVNCRVPFYPPSRKPSKAKIVVIDQVPQRPHVVYQVLFADVYLEGNVANTLRQLAKRAKDLDGTAVAARRAAQEERFAAEQAAIAAAESRAEQSARAAGVDPVLVAATLRRLLDGKDGIVVDETITHSRTVKRHLKTAAPDSYFYVQGGLGQGIAVALGAKLAAEDRPVVFTVGDGAFTYNPVIPSYDAAKAYDLPVLIVVFNNRVYKSMNLNHRRFYPEGAAAETGEWLGTDLHRLPRLAQFAEPFGMHTETVDTADALAPALERALKAVAEGTTAVVDVLVTR, encoded by the coding sequence CCTCACCCACGAGACGGTGGCGGTCGGCATGGCCACGGGCTACGGCCTGGTCAAGCGACGCCCGCAGGGCGTGCTCCTGCACGCGGCCCCCGGGCTGCTGCAGGGCTCGATGGCGGTCCACGGCGCCCTCCTGGCCGGCGTGCCGATGGTGGTCACCTCCTCGGAGTCGAGCACCTACGGAGACGGGCCGGGGCAGGACCCGGGCGGCCAGTGGTACCGCAACCTCTCGATCGTGGGAGGACCGCACAACATCGCGCAGCCGTTCACCAAGTGGGCGAACGAGGCCGCCAGCGTGCACACGCTGCCGACCATGATCACCCGGGCGGCGGAGCTGTCGTGGCGGGCCCCACAGGGCCCCGCCTACCTGAACATCCCCCTGGAGATCCTTCTGGAGGAGTGGGACGGCCGCGAGGCGAAGGAGATCGTCAGGCCGGGCTCCCTGCACAGCTCGCCCGAAGAGGTCGACCCCGTCGCCCGGATGATCCGCGAGGCGAAGAACCCGGTGATCGTCACGGAGACGGCCGGCCGTGAGGACGGCGGTTTCGAAGCGCTCGTCGCCTTCGCCGAGGCGTGGAACATCCCGGTCGTCGAGCCCGACTCGGCGGTGTGCGGCAACTTCCCGCGCACCCACCCGCTGCACGCCGGCAGCGACATCGGACCGTGGATGGACGAGGCGGATCTGATCCTCCTGGTCAACTGCCGCGTCCCGTTCTACCCGCCGAGCCGCAAGCCGTCGAAGGCGAAGATCGTCGTCATCGACCAGGTCCCGCAGCGCCCGCACGTGGTCTACCAGGTGCTGTTCGCCGACGTGTACCTGGAGGGCAACGTCGCCAACACCCTCCGCCAGCTGGCCAAGCGGGCGAAGGATCTCGACGGGACCGCGGTCGCCGCGCGCCGGGCGGCGCAGGAGGAGCGGTTCGCCGCCGAACAGGCCGCGATCGCCGCCGCCGAGTCCAGGGCGGAGCAGTCGGCGCGGGCGGCGGGCGTGGACCCGGTGCTGGTCGCCGCGACGCTGCGCAGGCTGCTCGACGGCAAGGACGGCATCGTCGTCGACGAGACCATCACGCACAGCCGCACCGTCAAGCGGCATCTGAAGACCGCCGCGCCCGACTCGTACTTCTACGTGCAGGGCGGGCTCGGCCAGGGCATCGCGGTCGCGCTGGGCGCCAAGCTCGCCGCCGAGGACCGCCCGGTGGTCTTCACGGTCGGGGACGGCGCGTTCACCTACAACCCGGTGATCCCGTCGTACGACGCCGCGAAGGCCTACGACCTGCCGGTGCTGATCGTGGTCTTCAACAACCGCGTCTACAAGTCGATGAACCTCAACCACCGCAGGTTCTACCCCGAGGGCGCGGCGGCCGAGACCGGCGAGTGGCTCGGCACCGACCTGCACCGCCTGCCGCGACTGGCCCAGTTCGCCGAGCCGTTCGGCATGCACACCGAGACCGTCGACACCGCCGACGCCCTCGCGCCCGCCCTGGAGCGCGCGCTGAAGGCCGTCGCGGAGGGCACCACCGCCGTCGTCGACGTCCTCGTCACCCGCTGA